The region AGGTGCTTGACCAGCGCGCGCAGCGAGTTGCCGTGCGCCGAGACGATCACGGTCGCATCGTGGCTGGCCTTGAGGTGCGGCACGATCGAGCTCTCGTAGTAGGGCAGGACGCGCGCGATGGTGTCCTTGAGGCTCTCGGTCATCGGCACGTCGATCCCGGCGTAGCGCGGGTCGGCGGAGAGGTCGAACTCGCTGCCCGCATCCATCACCGGCGGGGGCGTGTCGAAGCTGCGGCGCCAGATCTTGACCTGGTCCTCGCCGTGCTTGGCTGCGGTCTCGGCCTTGTCGAGCCCGGTGAGGCCGCCGTAGTGGCGCTCGTTGAGGCGCCAGTCCTTGGTTTCGGGAATCCACAGGATGCCCGCCGCCTCGAGCGCGTAGTGCAGCGTCTTGATCGCGCGGGTCTGCAGCGAAGTGAAGGCGACGGTGGGCAGCATGCCCTTGTCCTTCAGCAACTTGCCGGCAGCGCGGGCCTCTGCCTCGCCCTTTTCGGTGAGGTCCACGTCCCACCAGCCGGTGAAGCGGTTTTCGAGGTTCCACTGGCTCTGGCCGTGGCGGACAAGGATCAGACGGGGCAAGGCAGGTATCCTCTACTGGAGACGGCCATCGCGTGTGGCCGCAGTGACAAGGGGCACTCTCATGCAGTTTGACTGAACGTACAGGCCGCAGCCCCTAGCTTTCCGGGGACGTTTTGGGAAGCCTGTGCGATTCGCCATGTGCATCGGGTGAAGGGCCCGAGGCATCAATCGCCCGGGCCTGCGCCTTGCGGCGGCGCAGGTTCTCGCGCAGCTTGGCCGCCAGCCGCTCCTCGCGGGTGAGCGTGCGCGCGCCGGATTCCTTGGGTAAATCGCCGGTGGTTTCGGGTTTTGACGGGCCTTCCATAGGCTCCGCAATGGCCTTGCGAAAAACAAAGCGCAAGCGGCGCTTGACAAATGTCGGCGTCCCGACCATTAGCGCGCCCCTGTCCCGGGCACTCCCGGCGACACGCCGCCCCAAGGGGCCGGCCCGAAACGAGTGCTGCTGTAGCTCAGTGGTAGAGCGCACCCTTGGTAAGGGTGAGGTCGGGAGTTCAATCCTCCCCAGCAGCACCAGTTTCCCCTCCATCCAGCGACGGTATCTTCGAGGCGACGCTCCCCGTTCGTGCGCGCGGCTTTCGCGGGCGGCTCACGCAGAGCTGTCCGTCAGTCGGATGGCGCGACTAACATTCTGTAATGTCATCGAACTGACACCGCACTGGCGCGGGCCTGTCATAAATGGTCCCTAGGGGCCCGTTGCAAATACTTTGCAACAGGGATCTTCTTCACCATGAAAACCACCATCCGCCTCGCCGCGGGTCTGCTCGCCACCGCCTCCTTCGCGACGATCGCCCATGCCGGCGAGATCGCGGGCAACGTCGCCGACGCCACCGGCACCCGCGCCCTCCAGTCGGCCACGGTGCGCATCGTCGAGCTCGACCGCGTTACCGAGACCGCGCGCGATGGCAGCTACATCTTCGCGGATATTCCGGCGGGTGACTATACCCTCGAGGCGACTTACGTCGGTGGTGTCGCAGAGACCCGCACGATCAGCGTTCCGGCCACCGGCCGCGTTGCGGGCAACTTCGCGATCGAGGGCATCGGCGGGGGCGACATTCTCGTCGTCGGCCAGCTCGCCAACCTCTCGAGCGCGCTCTCGCGCCAGAAGGCTGCGGACGGTGTCGAATCGGTGCTGACGCGCGATGCCATCGGCCAGTTCCCCGACCAGAACGTCGCCGAATCGCTGCGCCGCCTGCCCGGCCTCAACATCCTCAATGACCAGGGCGAGGGGCGCTACGTCTCGGTCCGCGGTCTCGATCCCGACCTCAACTCGACCTCGCTCAACGGCGTGCGCATCCCGGCGCCCGAATCCGACTCGCGCGGCGTCGCGCTCGACGTGATCTCTTCCGACCTGATCGAATCGATCGAGGTCAAGAAGTCGCTCACCCCCGACATGGATGCCGACACCATCGGCGCCTCGATCGAGATCAACACCACCAGTGCCTTCGATCTCAAGAAGCCCAGCTTCTCGGTCAGTGCCGAGGGCAGCTACAACGGTTACTCCGAAGAGGTCACGCCCAAGGTCTCGGCCAGCTTCTCGGTCCCGCTGGGCGACAGCTTCGGCATCTCGGGCGGCGCGAGCTACTACCAGCGCAAGTTCGAGACCGATAACGTCGAGTCCGACAACTGGGACGTGGCCGACGACGGCACCCCCTTCAGCGAAGTCTTCGAGTACCGCGACTACGACGTCGAGCGCGAGCGCATCAACGCCAACCTCAGCTTCGACTGGCGTGTCTCGGACACCACCAAGGCCTATGTGAAGGGCATCTGGAGCCAGTTCGACGACCACGAGTACCGTCGCCGCACGACCTTCGACATGGGCGATGCGACCGACATCACCGGCACCGCCAATGGCTTTGCCGTGACCGATGCCGCCGATGACGAGGGCGATGGCGCACTTATCATCGAGCGCGATCTCAAGGACCGCTTCGAGCGCCAGCGCATCCGCTCGGTCGCCGTGGGTTCGGAAACCGACACCGGCACCTGGAAGTTCAACTGGCTCGCCAGCTACTCCAAGTCGAGCGAGCGCGAGACCAGCTCGGTCGACCCGATCCGTTTCGTCGGTGAATTCGAGGACGCGGGCACCGGCATCGACTGGAATCTCTCGGACCGCCGCGTGCCGACTTATACGATCACCGGCGGCGCCGATCTCATCAACGATCCGGCGAACTACGAGTTCAACCGCATCGAGCTGACCACCGATTCGAACAGCGAGGACGAGGAGTGGGCGTTCAAGGCCGACCTCGCGCGCACTTTCGCGATGGCCAGCGGCGACCTCACGCTGCAGGCGGGCGGCAAGGCGCGCCTGCGCAAGAAGTCGTACAACTTCGACTTCATTCGCTACGCCGGGGACGAGATCGACTACACCATGGCCGACGCCCAGCTGGGTGAGCAGACCTACCGCCTGCACGGGATCGACATGGGTCCGGTGCTCGCCAAGGGCGCGGGCTTCGCCTTCCTCGATGCCAATGTCGATACGCTGCGCATCCGCGAGTTCGACACCGCCTTTGACGGTGCTGCGAGCGACTACTCGGTCAAGGAAGACATCTATGCAGGCTACGGCCTGGTGCGCTGGGACAGCGATGCGCTGCGCGTCATCGGTGGTCTGCGCATGGAGCACACCGAGAACACGCTGCGCGGCAATGTTGTCTCGGAGATCGAGACCGACGAGGGCCTGCCCACGATTACCTCGGTCGAATACGAGCGCAGCTACACCGACTGGCTGCCGAGCCTGACGCTGCGCTATT is a window of Novosphingobium aureum DNA encoding:
- the gpmA gene encoding 2,3-diphosphoglycerate-dependent phosphoglycerate mutase, translated to MPRLILVRHGQSQWNLENRFTGWWDVDLTEKGEAEARAAGKLLKDKGMLPTVAFTSLQTRAIKTLHYALEAAGILWIPETKDWRLNERHYGGLTGLDKAETAAKHGEDQVKIWRRSFDTPPPVMDAGSEFDLSADPRYAGIDVPMTESLKDTIARVLPYYESSIVPHLKASHDATVIVSAHGNSLRALVKHLSGISDEEITGLEIPTGQPIVYELDADLGVSDRYYLSER
- a CDS encoding TonB-dependent receptor, producing MKTTIRLAAGLLATASFATIAHAGEIAGNVADATGTRALQSATVRIVELDRVTETARDGSYIFADIPAGDYTLEATYVGGVAETRTISVPATGRVAGNFAIEGIGGGDILVVGQLANLSSALSRQKAADGVESVLTRDAIGQFPDQNVAESLRRLPGLNILNDQGEGRYVSVRGLDPDLNSTSLNGVRIPAPESDSRGVALDVISSDLIESIEVKKSLTPDMDADTIGASIEINTTSAFDLKKPSFSVSAEGSYNGYSEEVTPKVSASFSVPLGDSFGISGGASYYQRKFETDNVESDNWDVADDGTPFSEVFEYRDYDVERERINANLSFDWRVSDTTKAYVKGIWSQFDDHEYRRRTTFDMGDATDITGTANGFAVTDAADDEGDGALIIERDLKDRFERQRIRSVAVGSETDTGTWKFNWLASYSKSSERETSSVDPIRFVGEFEDAGTGIDWNLSDRRVPTYTITGGADLINDPANYEFNRIELTTDSNSEDEEWAFKADLARTFAMASGDLTLQAGGKARLRKKSYNFDFIRYAGDEIDYTMADAQLGEQTYRLHGIDMGPVLAKGAGFAFLDANVDTLRIREFDTAFDGAASDYSVKEDIYAGYGLVRWDSDALRVIGGLRMEHTENTLRGNVVSEIETDEGLPTITSVEYERSYTDWLPSLTLRYSPQQDIVTRIAASKSLVRPKYSQLAPRSNVNEDMEAEFGNPYLLPYEAWNFDASVEYYFSSNGALSFNGFYKSIDNYTYQQNLGRTTYEGVDYSEFTTYLNGDSAEIVGFEASYSQAYTMLPAPFDGLLTQLNYTYTSASGDISDGRRISLPSTSKNTFNAVLGYQKGPINLRLSGTYRDKYLDEVGGDASEDRWVDNHFQLDFSGKLKVTDNLRLTVDVVNINNAKYFAYQNFENAQRLLQFEEYGRTVKVGARMSF